A genomic window from Thunnus maccoyii chromosome 2, fThuMac1.1, whole genome shotgun sequence includes:
- the LOC121885682 gene encoding arachidonate 12-lipoxygenase, 12R-type-like, with the protein MVRYEVTVFTADLIAATTFNNIFIKLVGTDGESDRTWLVGFKGAASFFKGAVSSFSVSCPNSIGKLVLIEVDKQRLPLFPEDSWFAAKVEVKSPEGDNYKFPIYRWIIDSEIHRFREATALRVFEDNHHLGRYSRQQELKQREEDYRWDAYAEGIPHNIKAEDPLSLPCEVRFSFTKTVEFFYTASTGLVELNLKGLDDCKENWTDIDAINRVFCCRKTDLSEYVQQHWKDDAFFGYQFLNGVNPILIQRCTALPNNFPVDHIRINNHLRGPHGLQDEMKKGNIFLCDYKRLDGVKPNTINGKKQYLMAPLVLLYRTPEDSLVPIAIQLKQTPADDNPIFYPSDSEYDWLTAKIFVRSADFNDHQLNTHLLRTHLLAEVFAVSLLRNVPMVHPLYKLLIPHTRYTLQINFLARLLLISENGVFTKFASSGGEGMITILKKSLSSVTYSSLCIPDDIAERGMEAVPNFYYRDDGLRLWDIIHRFVQGILSYYYKKDHEVQQDSELQTWIRDIFEHGFLSQAGTGVPQRFSTVDELVRFVTMVIFTCSGQHSAVNSGQFDYGGWMPNTPITLQRPPPTTKGTTSEATMLQTLPKVDATVQGMATMWLLSKRSSDFVHLGHFPEEHFREEIPRRLIKDFQKELEVLSTDIKTRNKNLDVPYTYMDPKEVENSVAI; encoded by the exons ATGGTGCGATATGAAGTGACCGTCTTCACTGCCGACCTGATCGCTGCCACCACTTTTAACAACATCTTTATTAAGCTGGTGGGCACAGATGGGGAGAGCGACCGCACATGGCTGGTGGGCTTTAAGGGGGCTGCGTCCTTCTTCAAGGGAGCA GtatcttctttttctgtgtcctGCCCTAACTCCATTGGAAAGCTAGTGCTGATAGAAGTAGACAAACAGCGTCTCCCACTATTCCCAGAAGATAGTTGGTTCGCTGCCAAGGTGGAGGTGAAATCCCCGGAGGGAGACAACTACAAGTTTCCCATCTACCGCTGGATCATTGACAGCGAAATTCACCGGTTCAGAGAGGCAACAG ctcTGAGAGTCTTTGAAGACAACCATCATCTTGGCAGGTACAGTCGGCAGCAGGAGCTGAAGCAGCGAGAGGAAGACTATCG CTGGGATGCATATGCAGAGGGAATACCCCACAACATAAAGGCAGAAGaccctctttctctgccttgTGAGGTCCGCTTCTCCTTCACCAAGACTGTAGAGTTTTTTTACACTGCATCGACAGG gCTGGTTGAGCTGAACTTAAAGGGACTGGATGATTGCAAGGAGAACTGGACTGACATTGATGCTATTAACCGAGTGTTCTGCTGCAGAAAGACTGACTTATCAG AGTATGTCCAGCAACATTGGAAGGATGATGCTTTTTTTGGCTACCAGTTTCTAAATGGCGTCAACCCCATCTTGATCCAACGTTGTACAGCTCTGCCTAACAACTTCCCTGTCGATCATATCCGTATCAATAATCACCTCCGTGGTCCACATGGCTTGCAAGATGAAAtgaag aaagGCAACATATTCCTGTGTGACTACAAGCGTTTGGACGGAGTGAAACCAAACACCATCAATGGCAAGAAGCAGTACTTGATGGCTCCCCTCGTCCTGCTCTACAGAACACCTGAAGATAGTCTGGTTCCGATAGCTATTCAG CTGAAACAGACTCCAGCAGATGACAATCCCATCTTTTATCCTTCTGACTCTGAGTATGACTGGTTGACGGCAAAGATTTTTGTGAGAAGCGCAGATTTCAATGATCATCAACTCAACACTCACCTGCTGCGCACTCACCTGCTGGCTGAAGTTTTTGCAGTGTCACTCCTGCGCAACGTGCCCATGGTGCATCCTCTGTACAAG CTCCTCATCCCTCACACTCGCTACACTCTGCAGATCAACTTCTTGGCTCGACTTCTCCTTATATCTGAGAACGGAGTTTTCACAAAG TTTGCATCTTCTGGTGGAGAGGGAATGATCACAATCCTGAAGAAGTCACTGTCCTCAGTGACCTACAGCTCCCTCTGTATACCAGACGACATTGCTGAGCGTGGGATGGAGGCTGTGCCCAACTTCTACTACAGGGATGATGGACTCAGGCTGTGGGATATCATCCATAG GTTTGTGCAGGGAATTCTCAGCTACTACTACAAGAAAGATCATGAGGTCCAGCAAGACTCTGAACTGCAGACGTGGATTCGGGACATTTTTGAACATGGATTCCTTTCCCAAGCAGGCACAG GAGTCCCTCAACGTTTCTCCACTGTGGATGAGTTGGTCAGGTTTGTCACCATGGTGATTTTCACCTGCTCAGGCCAGCACTCAGCTGTCAACTCTGGACAG TTTGACTACGGTGGCTGGATGCCCAACACTCCCATCACCCTGCAACGTCCTCCACCAACCACAAAAGGGACAACAAGTGAGGCCACGATGCTGCAGACATTACCCAAGGTCGATGCAACAGTTCAGGGAATGGCAACAATGTGGCTGCTCAGCAAGCGGTCCTCTGACTTT GTCCATCTTGGTCACTTCCCAGAGGAACATTTCAGAGAGGAGATTCCCCGCAGGCTGATAAAGGATTTTCAAAAAGAGCTTGAAGTTCTAAGTACAGACATCAAAACCAGAAACAAGAATCTTGATGTCCCATACACATACATGGATCCAAAGGAGGTAGAGAATAGTGTGGCCATTTAA